DNA sequence from the Lycium barbarum isolate Lr01 chromosome 5, ASM1917538v2, whole genome shotgun sequence genome:
GTTTTTGCTGGGATTTCCCTTCATATGTACTGGTGTTTAATTTTTGCCTATACtacttatttaatgaaaatatccagACCTGCTTTGCTCAGCATAAATTTTGTAATAGTTTTGTTGTCTCGATCGGCACAAGTTCTGTGGGAATTAAGTTATGCAacataagttgtgtagtatttTTCATATTATGTTGAGTATTGAAAGATTGCCTTATCCGACATAACTTGTGGGATGTTTATGATACGTATGCTGAGCTAAATACAAACTTTGCTGAGCAAAATCTAAACTATGCCGCTCCacaaatttgaaggacaaaattaaagaccactgatATTTATGCGAATGACCCATCCAAATCACCCATTACAAGTTACgagcaatttgcaggattgcccttcgctggaggtggtctttaatttttacccctcaaaatggtggtgtttaaattttgcccttcaggcagaatttgcatgggcggaaattctgcctgtgcccatgcaaattctgatattaaggcagaatttgcacggGCAGaaattaaggcagaatttgcatggcagatttgcaaaattctgcctagcgattttactgagctgggattcgaacccacaacctcagaATATTAGGCGAGGGACaatacttaaagaccaccaatttgaagggcaaaaattaaagaccaccccaaatgaagggcaatccgcgcaaaaaaaaaaagttacaggTGGACCTCATTGGGCCCAATTTTGCATTAGCCCATCTTAATGTGTGAAGTGGGAATTCTTTTATTTGCTTTCTGGCAAAAGGATGAAAGACACTTGACCGTTGTTATGCGTCATTTCCAAAAACTAGCCGTTGCTCTACTTTTGTTTTCCAATTCTAATAAAAACCCTAAATCCATCACTCTCATAGTCACAAAAAATAAATCACTCAAACCCAATATCTGAAAAACCAACTTTCGGAAATGGCGTCAAGAACAGCGTCCAAAGACATAATCACACTTCGTGGTTCCGCCGCAATCGTCAGTGAATATTTTGGTTATGCAGCAAATAGGTAACAATCCATTTTGTCAAATCTCTGTAATTTTCTTTTTAATCCTGTCATAGATACTTGCACGTTGTTGGTGTAGTAAGAAGCGTGAGATTTAGATAAATTTAGTTTCAGAGAAACCCTTAATTTGGCTTTAACAGATTGCAATGGATTCATATGGCATAACCCAACTAGTTAGGGCTTGAAGAAatgttgattgattgattgattgaatAAAATGCTTTGTGTTCTTTATTTAGGGGTTTTGTCATATACTGATAATCTTTAATTTATGAAAACCCTTGGGGATCGTTTGGTATGCGGGATAAGGTGGGATGTCCAGGATTAAATTTATACTGTGTTTGGTTGACGGTATAAATTTAATCCCAGGCTTAATCCTGGACATCCCACCCCATCGAACTTGGGGTTATTTTATTAGTCCGAGGATTATAATCACAGGACTATAATCCCAAGATAATTTAGTCCACGAACTAAACAACCCATTAGTTTGACCTGGAAGATAAACTATGTACCTGTATTTGAATAAAATGGGATAGAATAGAGCGGGATGAATATAGACGATTTATCTAACAGATGCCAACTAGTTTTGCCTTGGCCATCGGGCATTGCTGGTTGATTGATTGATTTAACACAATGCTATGTGTTCATCGTTTATGGTTTTGTCAGAGTGctgattttgttttattttctagCATTTTGTACAACCGAGGAGTATATCCtgaagaaaattttaaaaaagtgaagaaatatggtctcacaatgttgcTTACTGAAGATGAAGGTGTAAAGACCTTCATTTCCAACTTGACTGCCCAACTTGCTGGTAAGTTGTAGAATTTTGTCAAAGTTGTTGATTGGTTCAGATCATATTTTAGGTAGGGTAATGATTGTTTCTCTATGATTGTGTTCATGTAGAGTGGTTGGAAGCTGGAAAGCTACAAAGGGTGGTTCTTGTGATCATGAGCAAGGCCTCTGGTGAGGTATTAGAGAGGTGGAATTTCAGTATCGAAACTGATAGCGAGGTTGTTGAGAAAGGGTAAGCTGATTATCATTTCTAATTTCTTTTATGAGCTTAAATGAGTGAAGAGCCAAATACTCGACCCCAACTTACCTGGGATGTAGTAATAGTTGTTGGAAAAAGTGTATGTTGGACTGTTTGTTAATTAAACATAACTTTTATTTGGTTTTTCAGTGTTTCAAGAGAGAAAAGTGATAAAGAAATAATGAGGGAAATTCAAGCAATTATGAGACAAATAGCGTCCAGCATCACTTACTTGCCTTGCCTTGAGGAACCATGTAAGCTTTATTTGTGCTTGGAAATAACAGGGCAACCTTGCTTAGGATGTTTCTTGATGAGAATTGTTGTTTCATTTGTGTGTTGGCTGCAGGTGTGTTTGATGTGTTAGCATACACTAATACTGATGTTGCAGTTCCATTTACTTGGATTGAGAGTGATCCTAAACTGATTGCAAATCCACAAATGGTGAAACTGCATTCTTTTGACACCAAGGTAGGAGCAATCTGCTGCTTGATTCTGATATGAAAACCCTGAATATTTGGAAACCCTAACTCGAGTTTTGTTTTCTCTATGCAGATTCACAAGGTTGACACTTTGGTTTCCTATAAAAATGATGATGAATGGGATGAATCCTAGACCACATCCATATTGTACTTTACTTGGTTGACATTGTGTGTGAATCATTGATTCACATTTTGTATGTTAGATTGTGTAAACCTTGAAACATCTGTTAGTTGTTGTATCCTCAATGAAGACCGAACGAAATTGAAGGAATTTGAAGATGTTTAGATACTAAAGTTCCGAGATTAACTGTTGGAAAACCAAAACAGGGTTCCTCATTTATAAGGAATGTGGATGCTATATTTCTGTCGGGTATGTTGAGAAGACGAGCGCGCATCTCTAAGAGCTGCTACTAAGAAAAAGAGCAAACTAGACCAATTGGTGTAACAGGAATCAGTTTATTGCTATTGTGAATAAGACAGTAATAAAGAAAGAAGAGTGATTAGCACCTGCCTTTCGATTATGTCATTAGCAGCAGTCTCCATATCTATGCAACTTAGGTTGGTTGGTTTATTCATAGCAAGtatttttttcattctttttcagCTCTGAGTAATATTTGgtctttttcattctttttcagCTCAGTTGGTTGATTTATTCATAGCAAGTATTTTTTTCTTCAGTTCTGATTTGGTCATTTTCAGTTCTGCCGTcattttttatgtatatgggGGTACAATTATCTCGCTAGGCTGTTAGCACTAGTGTATATAGGATGGCGTGGATCAACCAGAAGAGATTATGTCATTAGCAGGCTCCACATAGGATGGATGCTCTGAGTAATATATAGTaagctagtttttttttttttttttttttttttttttttttttttttttcagttctgatttggtcTTTTTCAGTTCTGCTGTCATTTTTTATATATGGGGTATAATTATCTCCGCTCTCAATGTGCCTATGATGTAGCAGCGCCTGGCGGGCTGTTAGCTAGTGTGTATCATCTTACAAGAATAGAGGATGGAGTGGATCAACCAAAAGATGTATGCATAAAAAGTATTTTGCCTCCAGGAGGAATCCTAGAATTCTGTCTGTTTTCTGTGTTTGGAAAAGTGTGGATTTTCAAGAACGAGAATCATATGAACGAGAGAATTTTATGATAATCATCCACGCTTGAAACGTATCTTAAATACCTGAAAGTTGGATAGGATGTGGCCATTACTAATGTAAGGATTATATTGCCCCCAATTTTTGAGTATGACTTAAACAGACTCACTTTAATAAGTTTAGTTGATCTCCTTGGCACCTTGTAGAATGGGGGTCCTCGTTTAACCACGCAGAAGCAAAGGAATTCCAAAACAATTGTGAAACAGCGATCCTACACCGCTACACATGCAGTGACCACAATACAAAATATGAATGCCCAGAAAGAAGCAAAGGATGCCAAACAATTGTGAAATAGCAATCCTATAACAATAGAGATAAATGTAAGGATTATATTGCCCCCAATTTTTGAGTATGACTTAAACAGACTCACTTTAATAAGTTTAGTTGATCTCCTTGGCACCTTGTAGAATGGGGGTCCTCGTTTAACCACGCAGAAGCAAAGGAATTCCAAAACAATTGTGAAACAGCGATCCTACACCGCTACACATGCAGTGACCACAATACAAAATATGAATGCCCAGAAAGAAGCAAAGGATGCCAAACAATTGTGAAATAGCAATCCTATAACAATAGAGATAAATTGAATATTGGAAAGCATAAAAACATCACTAACGGGCTCTTCTTCTCTTGCTCGACATGTCTCTCTTGCAAAAATATATTTGTGCTTTTGTTAAATTCTCATTTCTTGCTGTCCACACGTGTGTTTGATGTGTAATACAGTGCCATCGAATGTTGTTTCCCACTGACTTTGTTAAAGTGACTTAAATGTCCTTGAAGCTATTTATGCTAAAAAAATATAAGATTTAAAAGTATTTTTACATAAAAAAATGAATAACGAAAATAAAATTAGAGAGATGATAAAAAGTTATGTTTTAAGAGTGAAATAAgtcaaaaaatatattaaaagataAGCATATTTACCAAAACACTGTAAATAAGTCAAAAAATACTTATAAGCTAATTTAAACCCTCCAAATCTTAGGTTTTgcaagagtccggaaccaaaatggctccaaaaaaaatattttgaaccaaaatacccaataaaaaaaaaagttactaaagatatagcgcagtattttactgcgctatagcactaacggagacggacccgttaagtcctataatgcagtaaaataatgcgctatacgCAATACGTTCTGACctatataacgcatgattttaccgCGTTATAGGAGGGAGAgaaactcctataacgcagtaaaataatgcgttataggAGTTCCCATTTTCCATTCACCCTTTATTACGTAATAATTTATCTTTTTTTACGTAGTTGGttgtatattaatcatgctttaagactccgaaacttcaatattttatatagaactctagttatatttgtacaattaataaaataggctcaacacatcaagaatacgtgatactttgaattgtcgttttaatagttgaaaagtgctcgaagtccttttttgtttgaagacttgtagtctaatgctttaagttatttatcttttagggtttcgtcttatttttaaattaatgcttaactttatttcgaatgtgtcacgttttttttattataatatttataaatatgcaaaaaatatataatatttacgataactTGTAcaacactatcgaggatgggtcccacatgtagtatgccggagactatccctaggcctaaggctcataccatccccaccgccctcgccatcgtctccgtcgccctttttcctcttaataaccgggcgctccaagtcgtgatcatctcctcttcccctagcccttgcgcccttaactagaacgtgcttcttcttgggatcttgtTCCACTGGCACGCTCAGtacctcaggctgagctgggtctggaaactcgacctcttcctcgtcgggagtcgccaccgcaggcgtcgaaggatgaacctgaaaaatatataaatattagtatcatttcttatttatgttgaatacattaacgttatttatttaatcaaacatgtgtgtcaacgggcgcctgagaagGCTCCTGAGATGGATCTGTAGCCTCCTGAAATGGGTgtgatggtgaatatgaggtagtctcctggacgagatgttgttcgaagtccaagtaaaggttataaaaattaaataaacatttaccttatattgaataaaattagttttaagtaaaaaacttacatgcgcctcggtagtctcataagaagacacctctgcctcggcaggctgatgaaaatgctccggaatgggcagctcctgtggacccactggcgccgaatcctaaaatatgaaaaaaatgaaataataagtactttaaatgatcaaatatgtatattaaatattgaccttatattaaataaaataaattttaataaaaagcttacctgtggctcggtagtcatatgggaagacacTGCTGGCTCGGCaggctgagtgggtggctctgatggaaccgctggcgccgaatcctaaaatatgaaaaaaataaaataataagtattttaaatgatcaaatatgtatattaaatattgaccttatattgaataaaattagttttaagtaaaaaacttacatgcgcctcggtagtctcatgagaagacacctctgcctcggcaggctgagtgggtggctctgatggacccgctgatgccgaatcctaaaatataaaatattactaaataatgaataacacacacacacacacacacacacacacacacacacacatatatatatatatatatatatatatatatatatatatatatatatatatatatatatatatatatatatatatatatatatatatatatatttaatatatatatttaaaataaataatttaaatgaacaaataagtattttaaatactaaccgggataaaaacctcatcaaagtcaagaatccgggctccctctaaattcctcaccggccgctcatcagctaatgaagcgcgtaacgccgcccaatcaacattatcacgctcctccatgtatgcattatgGCTCGGTTGTGATGAcgacccgggtatctcagcaagtaagagcgccggcgtaaacgtaggtgagtctccaggtgagctgccaccggcctggaagggctgcggatggactagaccgtgaacgccctctagaatgggatcggcctcatccgcctcatctaccagtcctccaccaccaggtcctctagcagcagcgccGCGTCCTCCACGAGCACGGCGTCCTTTGCCAACACgacctcctcctctgggagcccccggtgctgcctgatactcagcctccggaacaggctccgccatgcgcctaatctcgcctgcctgacggataccatcctcggaaatcctaaccatctccgcggcaagcccagggtaaggcatatgctctaaccgcaagatgcgtaaacgttgtacggccaccagctgcatttgtgtttaacagaaacaaaaaaggtttatttttaaaacgtaacaattaatgaaattagataaatctaaatacgataaacttaccaatgcctcgtactgccccgcgagtgctgagtatcctacagccctagggggacgcaaagctgggttgccgatcaatcgacgtgtgatctgatgataccagcgcgtgtaatgctcaatgggagtcaaatggccgaccaccgctaaagtgcccaacctgttctcccaacggtggagctggacatccatgaaagctaaaaaattatcatcaatggcagcccgatcgtcccgctggtagtgtcggagctcatgacggacatcagggggtatactctgtgtatgcccaaactgtcgtaagacacgctcgggcatgtgatcctctacgatgtccaggtgtgttataccccattttaatcgggttaaggtagggcacaacatattggtgattcctattatgttttattttaaggagtcgccacctaattaatttaacggtgaattagggcacctaatttattaactaaggtaaagttaaaactaaacctccgttaatcgtctgcttaaccaatgtgattccaggtaagggctctatattatcctaaagggaaggggttaggcatcctttagaatctattaactacggttgtccggccaagcTTAGGTTAATCAATTAAGGCTAAATATAAAAATAGCTTACAAGTATTGCTgagattttaaaaaaaacataatgTTAGTCAAGATTtacggaaaatataataatttgtacaaaAGAGAACTTTAAACGCtactttaaaataagacttataaatgtcgcttggactttaaatgaaaatatagtaaaatGCTATTCGAAGGTGAGATTTGATGAAAATATAATattttgcccataaataataacTTTTGAGGaaagatttagcaattttgaactttggataaattatgttatatgaatatagcaatgtagaaaaatctaggttTATGAATAAGATTCAAGAGGAAGTGagtttttcttcttcctttttattatttcttattaactatgcttagcaaatatgcgtgattgattcgaacttgaagagctatttataaaatatacttgaatttatatttacatattagtgacgttttggaatttctaggatagtaagaataaaatatgattctcttaactcgaaatatatagtcatgctattttgcaaatcaattattccaaataataaatactataaataattttaacataaaaaagggaatgaaacttatggaactaATGTTAATATCTCTCTTAAAtttactacccattatactaaagctaaacccactaatttactaaaattcatctaagttaagaaaataaaacaagatAAGATATTAATCATACAACGCAAATAAAAAATGCACGACAATAATAATAaggaagagagaaaagaaaaaattaaatggatctggcccattttagGGCCCAACATGCTGCGAACTGTTCATGCCATTGGTCTTCGGCCCAGtaaatatctttatattattgcTGCGGGCTGTTCCTgtctattgggccttggcccaggaTTTTTTTTATGCTTCTTATTTTGGCTGCGGACGAGACTGGTGGGGGATGACCCgagaagatttcgttgggcttcttcgggtgcagcgaagtgaggcctcGAATCTCCGATAtacactcgaaacacttcaaaaAACCCGAGCTTGAATTCACTCGGAACCGAAGCAGTAGCAAAGGCTAAAGTAAAAAAACGAAGACGATTTCTAATTTTTCGAAACAATTTCCAGAAAATCTTTAAAACTGATAAAGACTCTTTAACTTCTAGGGAAATTTCATGAATCCAAAAAAAATCCCTTTGAATGAATGCAAGGACTGGTATTTATAGTTGCGAGCTAGGGTTTCttgtgacgaagagagagaggagcggggggacaagacgaagtgggggacagagggaagtgggcgTGGAGTGTGCGGCGTGGGAGAGGGAATGGAGGGAGAAAAGGAGAAGGGAAGGGAGATGAGAGAGCTGCggctgctctctctctctctctctttttgttaagaagagttttagggttttaatggtagtgggccgggtcgggtcggTTTGGAGGAAGTGGGCTGGCGGGTTGGTTAGGTAATGGGCtggttgggtagaaaaaataTGTGCTGGTGGAATTAATGGATGTTgtgtttgtattttgggccattaatttggctgaaaaatattggtccttcctccgctattttaattgtttttgggcttctaatttagtaactagtattatatgtatactatgataattaatgattaatatgtagaaaataaaatacttgataaagtataattaatttaacgaaaatAAAGTGACAATGAACCCTTTTAGAATTTGTGATAAAGTGATGCTAGTAAtagtgaaaaaatgaaaataacgatattaatagtgaAAAACGTTTAGCTcgccaataaatttagaagcccgggaaaataaaattaaataagggagggacaaaattgggtgtcaacagattgtccctctttgcccggtaatgatgaaagaattttcgggcaaagacgttgactcagtagcctattttgtctcggctaaaggaaatttgagaggattatggccgaactccggtctccgagttgcctacatatctcgggctgcacgataATCAGGCcgggtgtagttctgggacaactacGACACCTTATGACTAACAAATCCCGATTagtgcgaatctttgcaaaatattgtcccagtgtcgaattatgatgacactaggtattatgatagaacttgggAATTCTGAAAAATTGTGTGTGCTGGAATGCAAGCGGAATATTTGGGgttggagacgagtgttcgaggtagatctttgacccttgtcgagaagtctgattACCCTTCCCAAccaattgccccagttcgctgccgaagaaatagttccacgagttgatgtgtgatgccaactttagTATTGTCAAAAGGCCACAAGCTGAagacaattgttagcaataaagaaatatatgtgtaaataagacagggttggagaagtttacacttgtaacccctgtttcgaaagttgaatccacaacatactttggagatgaattaaatttatggcttccacttgaagaagaattaagtcgacgttgatatccactttaacgaaagctaaatccacatccacgtttgTTTTTTAAGGAAATCTAAAACCATGATGATGTCCGCTTTTGAGAAAGTCTAATTTATGACCACATTCAAATCCATATGTACAAATCCATAATGCGTAAATAGTGATCCACGTCCTCATTCGCGGAATCCATGCCCACATCATAAAACTCATGATGTAGAAAAAATGAATTCATATCCACGTTCGAAGATCCACTCTGtccaaatataaatccacatccacgtccaCATTCcaatggtacaaaaatataaatcaacatccacttccacaaactTTAAGTGCAAAGAGATAAATCTACTTCCACATCCACGAGATCTATAAtgtaaaaataaatccacgtccacgaaaTTCACTGTGCTGAAATTTAAATCCACGTCTATGCCCCAAAATCCACAATGCAAaacataaatccacgtccacttccacgaactttataatgtagaaaaataaatcTATGTCCACATCCgcattccacggtacaaaaatataaatccacatccacttccacagacTTTAAGGGCgagaaaaaaataaatccacttccacgtccgcattccacggtacaaaaatataaatttacatccacttccacggtacaaaaatataaatccacatccacttccacggtacaaaaatataaatccacatccacttccacggtacaaaaatataaatccacatccacttccacggtacaaaatataaatccacatccacttccacggtacaaaaaaatgtaaatccacatccacttccacttccacggtacaaaaatataaatccacatccacttccacggtacaaaaatataaatccacatccacttccacggtgcaaaaaatataaatccacatccacttccatggtacaaaatgtaaatccacatccacttccacggtacaaaaatataaatccacatccacttccacaaaatttgtaatgcaagaaagataaatccacgtccacgtcccaATGTTCATAATgcaaaaagataaatccacttccacgtccacaatatccacaatgcagaaaataaatccacgtccacttccacaaattttataacgtaaaaatataaatccacttccacgtccacatccacgaagTCATTCGGGCGAAAAATGATAAATCCACGTCTACTTTCACCAAATTTATAATgcaagaaaaataaatccacgtccacgtccacgtccacaatgtttataatgtaaaaagataaatccacttccacgtccacaatattcacattgcagaaaaataaatccacgtccacttccacaaattttataatgtaaaaatataaatccacttccacgaaGTCATTCgtgtgaaaaaaatgtaaatccacgtccactttaaaaaagtttataatgcaagaaagataaattcacgtccacgtccacaatgctCATAGTGCAGAAAGATATATAATTTTTAATGTAGAAATGTATATCCACGTTTATATCCACATCCACAAAACCATTCGTGAAGAGATATAATTCCACATCCTAAACCATGTCCCGTTGAGACGTAAGTTAAATCTACAATTGTCCCCACGATTTaacatatgatgcaagatttcgatcctgtcatctcattaaataccacattctaaaaagaacttgttagcAACTTGAAATAATAaatatgtatgaagtgatgataaAGTTGGGGAATTTAAACCGATAACATGTGACCATGTTcgtatccactttgaagaaggttaaCTCCACGATTATGTGCCCCTGGTCcctcgagaaatgccacgagctaaaacaactgttagtggtaagaatatgtaaatagctgggtttgaaagaattacgctcacagcccttggttgagaagataaatttaTGTCCACTGTTGAGATCAAAATTTCGTGAAGACTGGAACAAcgtccaccgtttagcgcaagctaactttacatccacattgaagaatatttgccttttgaaAAATTCTAACTCTTTGA
Encoded proteins:
- the LOC132641230 gene encoding mitotic spindle checkpoint protein MAD2, translated to MASRTASKDIITLRGSAAIVSEYFGYAANSILYNRGVYPEENFKKVKKYGLTMLLTEDEGVKTFISNLTAQLAEWLEAGKLQRVVLVIMSKASGEVLERWNFSIETDSEVVEKGVSREKSDKEIMREIQAIMRQIASSITYLPCLEEPCVFDVLAYTNTDVAVPFTWIESDPKLIANPQMVKLHSFDTKIHKVDTLVSYKNDDEWDES